A stretch of Vibrio aphrogenes DNA encodes these proteins:
- a CDS encoding M14 family metallopeptidase: protein MKKLAILLLFAASSSTFAASEQHTQCLINKYDSYIDASLAWYQDLVSITTASNPNLTEVGDWFLQGRTHHFELNRAAVDYYLQQQPEKIATDEQLESWLKLSQADVKALSQRDDELGKIAKATFDDRQSRPNDKNYELRSAFADLLSHPSNIKPALDKYNQAVAKANNLQCP, encoded by the coding sequence ATGAAAAAACTGGCTATTCTTTTGCTATTCGCTGCAAGTAGCTCTACTTTTGCAGCCTCAGAGCAACACACTCAATGCCTAATTAATAAATACGACAGTTATATCGATGCTTCTTTAGCTTGGTATCAAGATTTAGTCTCCATTACCACGGCATCAAATCCAAACCTTACTGAAGTTGGCGACTGGTTTTTACAAGGGAGAACCCATCACTTTGAGCTCAACCGTGCCGCTGTCGATTATTATTTACAGCAACAACCAGAAAAAATTGCGACCGATGAACAACTTGAATCATGGTTAAAACTGTCTCAAGCCGATGTCAAAGCCCTATCACAGCGTGATGATGAATTGGGAAAAATTGCCAAAGCTACCTTTGATGATAGGCAGTCCCGTCCGAATGATAAAAACTATGAATTACGTTCAGCTTTTGCCGATTTACTCAGTCATCCGAGTAACATCAAACCCGCTTTAGATAAATACAATCAAGCGGTCGCCAAAGCCAATAACCTTCAATGTCCATAG
- the panP gene encoding pyridoxal-dependent aspartate 1-decarboxylase PanP, which yields MGFDDKIADVNFESLLRIFTVPEAPDSTLGHIEQKLSQNLNEFLREHIVAEEKPLSEIEKDFSNATIPETPTFVSEHTQHLLDTLVSHSVHTSAPSFIGHMTSALPYFLMPLSKIMIALNQNLVKIETSKAFTPLERQVLGMLHRLIYSQHDDFYQRWMHSADHSLGAFCSGGTIANITALWVARNNALPAQGAFKGVEKEGLFKAMMHYGYQGMAILVSERGHYSLKKAADVLGIGRENLIAIPTDANNRLCPQALENKITELKAQNIKPFAIVGVAGTTETGNIDPLERIAKIAQREGCHFHVDAAWGGATLMSNHHRYLLNGIEQADSVTIDAHKQLYIPMGAGMVLFKDPCAMNAIEHHAEYILRKGSKDLGSHTLEGSRSGMAMLLYSSLHIISRPGYELLIDQGIEKAHYFARLIKQQPDFELITEPELCLLTYRYVPATTKQALALATTEQRQQLHQWLNDLTQFIQKKQRETGLSFVSRTRLTPQQWDNMETIVLRVVLANPLTTNEILHAIITEQRDIAQTSSVVLPKITALTEQILNQKVERQI from the coding sequence ATGGGATTTGACGACAAAATTGCAGATGTCAATTTTGAGAGCTTACTGCGTATCTTTACGGTGCCGGAAGCACCGGACTCAACATTAGGCCATATAGAGCAAAAACTCTCACAAAATTTAAATGAATTTTTAAGAGAACATATTGTTGCCGAAGAAAAACCACTCTCAGAAATCGAAAAGGATTTTTCTAATGCCACAATCCCAGAAACGCCTACTTTTGTTTCTGAACATACGCAACATTTACTTGATACCCTCGTCTCTCACTCTGTTCATACCTCCGCACCCAGTTTTATCGGCCACATGACCTCGGCATTACCGTATTTTTTGATGCCATTATCAAAAATCATGATTGCTTTGAATCAAAACTTAGTCAAAATTGAAACCTCAAAAGCATTTACCCCTTTAGAGCGTCAAGTTCTAGGTATGTTGCACCGCTTAATCTACAGCCAACACGATGATTTTTATCAGCGATGGATGCACAGTGCTGATCATTCTTTGGGGGCATTTTGTTCGGGTGGTACTATCGCCAATATCACGGCGCTCTGGGTCGCGCGTAATAACGCTTTGCCAGCACAAGGTGCATTTAAAGGGGTTGAAAAAGAAGGCTTATTCAAAGCCATGATGCACTATGGCTACCAAGGAATGGCTATCTTAGTTTCTGAGCGGGGTCATTATTCCTTAAAGAAAGCCGCCGATGTCCTTGGGATCGGACGTGAAAATCTCATCGCCATTCCAACCGATGCCAATAACCGTTTATGCCCTCAAGCTTTAGAAAATAAAATCACCGAGTTAAAAGCACAAAACATCAAACCTTTTGCTATCGTTGGCGTCGCTGGCACCACCGAGACTGGCAATATTGATCCTCTCGAACGTATAGCCAAGATCGCTCAACGAGAAGGTTGCCACTTTCATGTGGATGCAGCATGGGGAGGTGCGACCTTAATGTCTAACCACCACCGTTATTTACTCAACGGTATTGAACAAGCCGATTCCGTCACCATTGATGCCCATAAACAGCTTTATATTCCTATGGGAGCGGGAATGGTGTTATTCAAAGATCCTTGTGCGATGAATGCCATTGAACACCATGCCGAATACATTTTACGTAAAGGGTCAAAAGATTTAGGCTCTCATACTTTAGAAGGGTCACGCTCTGGAATGGCGATGCTGTTATATTCAAGTTTACATATCATCAGCAGACCTGGTTATGAGTTGCTTATTGATCAAGGCATCGAAAAAGCTCACTATTTTGCTCGCCTTATCAAGCAGCAACCGGACTTTGAACTAATCACTGAACCTGAGTTATGTTTATTGACCTATCGTTATGTGCCCGCCACGACAAAGCAAGCTTTGGCTTTAGCCACAACAGAGCAACGCCAACAGCTTCATCAATGGTTGAATGATCTCACTCAATTTATTCAGAAAAAACAAAGAGAAACAGGGCTGTCTTTTGTTTCACGCACGCGTTTAACACCACAGCAATGGGATAATATGGAAACCATTGTTCTTCGTGTTGTATTAGCCAATCCATTGACTACCAATGAAATATTACACGCCATCATTACTGAACAACGTGACATCGCCCAAACTAGCTCTGTCGTTTTACCGAAAATAACAGCGCTTACCGAACAGATTTTAAATCAGAAGGTTGAACGTCAAATTTAG
- a CDS encoding aspartate:alanine antiporter has translation MNIDVAALLNQNPILLLFVVLAIGLSIGKIRFGNFQLGNSIGVLLTALFMGHLGFVFNAEALTIGFMLFIYCVGIEAGPNFFGIFFRDGKHYFFLSLIVLATATTLTYSLGHFFGLDFGLTSGIMAGSMTSTPILVGAQDALNSGLGTIPENMQLSTILDNLSVGYALSYLIGLTSMILFAKLLPRLQSENLSDSAQRIAQERGLGGAGQRKVYLPIIRAYRVGQELIDWTGGKNLRELGIYRQTGCYIERIRRNGILAHPDGDAILQLGDEIALVGYPDSHARLDPSFRNGKEVFDRNLLDLRIAEEEIVVKSDSIAGKKLSDLNIAEYGCFLNRVVRAQIEMPMDLNIVLAKGDVLQVSGEKSRVLGLAERIGFISIHSQIADLLAFCSFFIVGLLFGLITMTFGQVTFGLGNAVGLLISGITLGYLRANHPTFGYVPQGALNMVKDLGLMIFMVGIGLSAGSNMLEYLSQMGLKIVGVSFIISVLPVVVAYLFGAHILKMNRALLFGAIIGARTCAPAMDIVNDYAKSTIPALGYAGTYAIANILMTLAGTLLIILS, from the coding sequence GTGAATATAGACGTCGCGGCACTGCTAAACCAAAATCCTATTTTGCTTCTTTTTGTGGTATTGGCAATAGGGCTATCCATTGGCAAGATTCGGTTTGGTAATTTTCAGCTCGGTAACTCCATTGGAGTCTTGCTGACCGCCCTCTTTATGGGGCACTTAGGCTTTGTGTTTAATGCAGAAGCACTGACCATTGGTTTTATGCTTTTCATTTATTGTGTCGGTATTGAAGCTGGTCCCAACTTTTTTGGTATCTTCTTCCGGGACGGTAAACATTATTTCTTTTTAAGCTTGATCGTATTAGCCACTGCGACCACCTTAACCTATAGCCTTGGGCATTTCTTTGGCTTAGACTTTGGCTTAACCTCTGGCATCATGGCTGGCTCCATGACCTCAACGCCTATTCTGGTTGGCGCTCAAGATGCATTAAACTCTGGTTTGGGAACCATTCCAGAAAACATGCAGCTCTCCACCATTTTAGATAATTTATCTGTCGGTTATGCCCTATCTTATTTAATTGGCTTAACCAGTATGATCTTGTTTGCCAAATTATTACCGAGATTACAAAGTGAAAACCTCAGTGATTCCGCACAACGTATTGCTCAAGAGCGCGGTTTAGGTGGTGCCGGGCAACGCAAAGTATATTTACCCATTATTCGAGCTTATCGTGTCGGTCAAGAATTGATTGATTGGACTGGTGGGAAAAACTTACGTGAGCTGGGTATTTATCGACAAACAGGTTGTTATATCGAACGTATTCGTCGCAATGGTATTCTTGCCCACCCTGATGGTGATGCTATTTTACAGCTGGGTGATGAAATTGCCCTTGTTGGCTACCCAGATAGTCATGCGCGTTTGGACCCAAGTTTTCGTAATGGTAAAGAGGTCTTTGATCGAAACCTACTGGACCTTCGTATTGCGGAAGAAGAAATCGTAGTCAAAAGTGACAGTATTGCGGGCAAAAAACTGTCGGATCTCAATATTGCAGAATATGGCTGTTTCTTAAACCGTGTCGTACGCGCTCAAATTGAAATGCCAATGGATTTGAATATTGTGCTGGCAAAAGGTGATGTTCTGCAAGTCAGTGGTGAAAAAAGCCGTGTCCTTGGTCTCGCTGAGCGTATTGGTTTTATCTCAATTCACAGTCAAATTGCCGATTTACTCGCTTTTTGTAGCTTTTTTATTGTCGGACTGTTATTTGGTTTGATCACAATGACATTTGGTCAAGTGACCTTCGGTTTAGGTAATGCGGTGGGTTTATTAATTTCAGGCATTACTTTAGGTTATCTACGAGCCAACCACCCCACTTTTGGCTATGTGCCACAAGGGGCATTGAATATGGTGAAAGATCTCGGCTTAATGATATTCATGGTCGGGATAGGGTTAAGTGCGGGTTCAAACATGCTCGAATATTTGAGCCAAATGGGACTTAAAATTGTTGGAGTTAGTTTTATCATCAGCGTGTTACCTGTCGTCGTAGCGTATCTTTTTGGTGCTCATATTCTTAAAATGAACCGCGCCTTATTGTTCGGTGCCATTATTGGAGCCCGAACCTGTGCTCCTGCTATGGATATTGTTAACGACTACGCTAAATCCACCATTCCAGCTCTTGGTTATGCAGGAACTTATGCTATCGCCAATATTTTGATGACCTTAGCGGGTACTTTACTGATCATACTCAGTTAA
- a CDS encoding TfoX/Sxy family DNA transformation protein, with protein MSINMERSFFQYVTKFGSFQKRSMFGGIGLFSKNAMYALISNETIFIRGGNQLDRLLVEKGCQRYKHVKKQTVATVNYFDITTLYMTNDPCLDDIIQRSITLSQSERAFQKSADSRRLRDLPNMQLTLERMVKKAGVPDVNTFLQMKPEDVFNKVKEVYGSDVDIRLLWKFAGAVDGCHWKLLQEPRKQQLLSNVHH; from the coding sequence ATGAGCATTAATATGGAACGGTCATTTTTTCAATACGTGACCAAGTTTGGCTCGTTTCAAAAGCGATCAATGTTTGGTGGTATTGGTCTGTTTAGTAAGAATGCTATGTATGCACTGATTTCTAATGAAACCATATTTATTCGTGGTGGAAATCAATTAGATAGGCTTTTAGTTGAAAAAGGATGTCAAAGATATAAGCACGTTAAAAAACAAACGGTAGCAACTGTGAACTACTTTGACATTACGACACTTTATATGACCAATGATCCTTGTTTGGATGACATCATTCAACGTTCAATTACGCTTTCTCAGTCTGAACGCGCTTTTCAAAAATCCGCTGATAGTCGCAGGTTAAGAGATTTGCCGAATATGCAACTGACTCTTGAACGTATGGTGAAAAAAGCCGGTGTGCCGGATGTGAATACCTTTTTACAGATGAAACCGGAAGATGTTTTTAATAAAGTGAAAGAAGTCTACGGTAGTGATGTTGATATCCGATTATTGTGGAAATTTGCAGGCGCTGTTGATGGTTGTCATTGGAAACTTCTTCAAGAGCCTCGTAAGCAGCAACTTTTGTCCAATGTTCATCATTAA
- a CDS encoding MurR/RpiR family transcriptional regulator yields the protein MNILEKIQKNLDIFSKSERKVAEVIIEAPQTAIHSSIATLAKIADVSEPTVNRFCRRLDTKGFPDFKLHLAQSLANGTPYVNRNVEESDGPDAYTHKIFESTMACLDVAKNSIDPFQINRSVDLLTQAKRISFFGLGASSAVAKDAQNKFIRFNIPIMNFDDIVMQRMSCINSTENDVVVLISHTGRTKSLVEIAYLARENGATVIAVTAKDSPLEQASDLAITLDVPEDTDVYMPMASRVVQMVVIDVLATGFTLRRGSGFRDNLKRVKDVLKSSRYDKINIE from the coding sequence ATGAACATTCTAGAAAAGATCCAAAAAAACCTCGATATTTTCAGTAAATCCGAACGCAAAGTTGCGGAAGTGATTATTGAAGCGCCTCAAACCGCTATTCATTCTAGCATTGCCACACTCGCCAAAATTGCCGATGTCAGTGAACCTACGGTAAACCGTTTTTGTCGCCGTTTAGATACTAAAGGCTTTCCAGATTTCAAATTGCATCTCGCGCAAAGCCTTGCTAATGGCACGCCTTATGTGAACCGTAATGTCGAAGAATCGGATGGCCCTGACGCATATACCCACAAGATATTTGAATCCACGATGGCATGCTTAGATGTAGCAAAAAACAGTATCGACCCTTTTCAAATTAATCGCTCTGTCGACCTACTGACTCAAGCAAAACGCATTTCCTTTTTTGGTTTAGGTGCGTCATCGGCGGTTGCAAAAGATGCCCAGAACAAGTTTATTCGTTTTAACATTCCCATCATGAATTTTGATGACATCGTGATGCAACGTATGAGTTGTATTAATTCAACCGAAAATGATGTCGTTGTATTAATTTCTCACACAGGCAGAACCAAAAGCCTAGTTGAAATTGCTTACCTTGCTCGTGAAAATGGTGCAACGGTTATTGCCGTTACCGCAAAAGACTCTCCGCTTGAGCAAGCCAGTGATCTCGCCATCACCTTAGATGTCCCTGAAGATACCGACGTGTACATGCCAATGGCCAGTCGTGTTGTGCAGATGGTTGTTATTGATGTTTTAGCGACTGGTTTTACCCTAAGACGAGGTTCAGGTTTTCGCGATAATTTAAAACGAGTCAAAGACGTTCTTAAAAGTTCGCGCTACGATAAAATTAATATCGAATAA
- the ansB gene encoding L-asparaginase 2: MNKTRFSALMISWCFSSFSFASDLPNIKILATGGTIAGAGQSATNSNYTAGKVGVDELIAAVPDMTKVADISGEQVVKIGSQDMNDKVWLTLAKRVNALLAQDDVDGVVITHGTDTMEETAYFLDLTVKSNKPVVLVGSMRPSTAMSADGPMNLYNAVVTAADKDSIGRGVLVAMNDSVFDARDVTKTNTTAVETFKSPNFGALGYIHNSDVMYQRSPEHKHTVKTVFDVSKLNQLPKVGIVYNYSNASDLPVKALIAAKYDGIVNAGVGNGNIYHSIFEQLAKASKDGIMVVRSSRTPTGATTLDAEVDDAKYGFVASGTLNPQKSRILLMLSLTQTHDYKEVQKMFQYY; this comes from the coding sequence ATGAATAAGACTCGCTTTAGTGCATTAATGATTAGTTGGTGTTTTAGTTCTTTTTCATTTGCGAGCGATTTGCCAAATATTAAAATATTAGCGACGGGAGGGACAATAGCAGGAGCGGGCCAATCTGCGACTAACTCTAACTATACCGCTGGAAAAGTTGGGGTCGATGAACTCATTGCTGCCGTACCTGATATGACAAAAGTCGCAGACATTAGTGGTGAACAAGTCGTAAAAATTGGCTCTCAAGATATGAATGATAAAGTTTGGTTAACTTTAGCCAAAAGAGTGAATGCGTTGCTTGCACAAGATGATGTCGATGGTGTAGTGATCACTCATGGTACTGATACCATGGAAGAAACGGCTTACTTTCTTGATTTAACAGTAAAAAGTAATAAACCTGTTGTTCTAGTTGGCTCTATGCGTCCCTCTACGGCAATGAGCGCTGATGGCCCTATGAATTTATATAATGCTGTTGTTACCGCTGCAGATAAAGACTCTATAGGACGTGGAGTGTTAGTTGCCATGAATGATAGTGTATTTGATGCTCGAGATGTTACCAAAACCAATACCACCGCAGTTGAAACGTTTAAATCTCCAAATTTTGGTGCGTTAGGTTATATTCATAACAGTGATGTGATGTATCAGCGCTCTCCGGAACATAAGCATACAGTAAAGACGGTGTTTGATGTTTCGAAACTCAATCAATTACCAAAGGTAGGTATTGTTTACAATTATTCTAATGCTTCGGATTTGCCCGTAAAAGCACTGATTGCAGCTAAATATGATGGGATTGTGAATGCTGGTGTTGGTAACGGAAATATATACCATAGTATTTTTGAGCAATTGGCTAAGGCGAGTAAAGATGGAATCATGGTGGTTCGCAGTTCTCGTACCCCGACAGGAGCAACGACTTTAGATGCTGAAGTGGATGATGCTAAATACGGCTTTGTTGCGTCAGGTACTTTGAATCCACAAAAATCACGAATTCTGTTAATGTTATCGTTAACGCAAACCCATGACTATAAAGAAGTTCAAAAGATGTTCCAATATTATTAG
- the serC gene encoding 3-phosphoserine/phosphohydroxythreonine transaminase, translating to MEPVYNFSAGPASLPKAVMQQAQSEFLNWNGLGTSVMEISHRSKPFLKVANEAEQDLRDLLSIPDNYKVLFCQGGARAQFAAVPMNLLGQATSADYIDGGYWAASAVDEAKKYCQPNVINATTEIDGKTAILPAAQWPLSADAAYVHFCPNETIDGIEINDLPITDKPIVADMSSTILSREIDVSQYGVIYAGAQKNIGPAGLCLVIVRDDLLDLACNELPSILNYKVLDEKESMFNTPPTYAWYLSGLVFKWLKANGGVSAMEKINREKAAVLYRCIDESNFYRNNVHPHNRSLMNVPFQLAKPELDALFLEQAEARGLQALKGHRAVGGMRASIYNAMPLEGVQALVDFMQEFEAAHA from the coding sequence ATGGAACCCGTCTATAACTTTAGTGCTGGACCAGCGAGTCTTCCAAAAGCCGTGATGCAGCAGGCGCAAAGTGAATTTTTAAATTGGAATGGCTTAGGCACCTCCGTTATGGAAATTAGCCATCGCAGTAAACCATTTTTGAAAGTGGCGAATGAAGCTGAGCAAGATTTACGCGATTTATTATCCATTCCAGATAATTATAAAGTCCTATTTTGTCAGGGTGGTGCACGTGCACAGTTTGCCGCTGTCCCAATGAACTTATTAGGTCAGGCAACGTCAGCAGATTACATTGATGGTGGTTACTGGGCGGCAAGCGCAGTCGATGAAGCGAAAAAATATTGCCAACCGAATGTGATTAACGCTACGACTGAAATTGATGGCAAAACGGCTATTTTACCCGCAGCCCAATGGCCATTATCAGCCGATGCCGCTTATGTTCATTTTTGTCCAAATGAAACCATCGATGGTATTGAAATTAATGATTTGCCTATTACGGATAAACCGATTGTTGCAGATATGTCTTCAACGATCTTATCGCGTGAAATCGACGTTTCTCAATATGGTGTTATTTACGCGGGAGCCCAAAAAAATATTGGACCTGCAGGGTTGTGTCTAGTCATCGTACGTGATGATTTATTAGATCTTGCCTGCAATGAGCTACCAAGTATTTTAAATTATAAAGTGTTGGATGAAAAAGAGTCGATGTTCAACACGCCTCCAACCTATGCTTGGTATTTATCTGGTTTAGTTTTCAAATGGTTGAAAGCCAATGGTGGGGTATCGGCGATGGAGAAAATCAACCGCGAAAAAGCGGCGGTACTGTATCGTTGTATCGATGAATCAAACTTTTATCGTAATAATGTGCACCCTCATAATCGTTCATTAATGAATGTTCCGTTCCAATTAGCTAAGCCTGAGTTGGATGCTTTATTCTTAGAACAAGCAGAAGCACGTGGTTTACAAGCGCTAAAAGGTCATAGAGCCGTCGGAGGTATGCGTGCTTCTATTTATAATGCGATGCCATTAGAAGGTGTGCAGGCTTTAGTCGACTTCATGCAAGAATTCGAAGCGGCACACGCATAA
- a CDS encoding GrxA family glutaredoxin, which translates to MFVVIFGRPACPYCVRAKELAEKLKEQRDDFNFRYVDINAEGISKADLEKTVGKPVETVPQIFVDQDHVGGFTEFEAYAKEHLGLYN; encoded by the coding sequence ATGTTTGTCGTTATCTTTGGCCGCCCTGCATGTCCATACTGCGTACGCGCAAAAGAACTCGCTGAAAAACTAAAAGAGCAACGTGACGATTTCAATTTCCGTTACGTTGATATTAATGCAGAAGGCATTAGCAAAGCTGACCTCGAAAAAACCGTGGGTAAGCCAGTTGAAACCGTACCACAAATCTTTGTCGACCAAGATCATGTCGGTGGCTTTACTGAATTTGAAGCGTATGCCAAAGAACATTTAGGCTTATACAACTAA
- a CDS encoding lysine exporter LysO family protein: MYSGVFMIFLPLVLGYVITLKSESWHQRINKAVSYLIYVILFFMGLSLSALDNLSTNLQTILLFTGTFFICIGVCNIAALPFIDKWMPIAAQSKASSIPIYLLALESVKLIVVVAAGLLVGLILPFPIPFISESSEAILLLLLFFIGIQLRNSGLTLKQIILNKRGMIIATIVVITSWIGGMIAAFILDIPLNNALAMASGFGWYSLAGILMGDAYGPVYGGASFMLELLRELVALIIIPLLIRRYPCSTIGYAGATAMDFTLPVIQNTGGVKCVPIAIVSGFILSLLVPVLMLFFISLGN; encoded by the coding sequence ATGTATTCAGGTGTCTTTATGATATTTTTGCCATTGGTCTTGGGGTATGTGATTACTCTTAAAAGTGAATCATGGCACCAAAGAATCAATAAAGCCGTATCCTACCTGATTTACGTTATTTTATTTTTTATGGGATTAAGCTTATCGGCACTCGATAATCTCAGTACAAACTTACAAACTATTCTCTTATTTACTGGTACATTTTTTATTTGTATCGGGGTTTGTAATATTGCCGCCCTGCCTTTTATTGATAAATGGATGCCAATCGCAGCACAATCGAAAGCCTCATCTATTCCTATTTATTTGTTAGCGCTCGAATCCGTCAAACTGATTGTTGTGGTTGCAGCAGGTTTGTTGGTTGGTCTTATCCTCCCCTTTCCTATTCCTTTTATATCAGAATCAAGCGAGGCTATTTTACTTCTACTCTTATTCTTTATTGGTATACAGTTGAGAAACAGTGGCTTAACACTCAAACAAATCATCTTAAATAAACGAGGGATGATCATTGCGACCATTGTGGTCATTACCTCTTGGATAGGAGGGATGATTGCCGCTTTCATTTTAGATATCCCTCTTAATAATGCGCTGGCTATGGCCTCAGGCTTTGGTTGGTATTCTCTGGCTGGCATTTTAATGGGGGATGCTTATGGCCCAGTTTATGGTGGTGCATCCTTTATGCTTGAATTATTAAGAGAATTGGTCGCTTTAATCATTATCCCACTCTTAATTCGCCGTTACCCTTGCTCAACCATAGGTTATGCGGGAGCAACGGCGATGGACTTCACTTTACCCGTTATACAAAATACCGGAGGGGTAAAGTGTGTCCCTATTGCGATTGTAAGTGGCTTTATTCTTAGCTTATTAGTCCCTGTTTTAATGCTATTTTTTATCTCTCTTGGCAACTAA
- a CDS encoding DUF945 family protein, with the protein MDKVKKYAAIGGLVALAACWPLAVGQFAHNTFQDGIAQIQQDEVQVQLVQYHRGYLSSSAQTKVTIINPVLKQRFEMDGLPTEFVLDHDIRHGLLSVSTDSKLQNYQQLPIDVHSVTYVNGATELTAVSQKMTFNFANDVNSKLEFAPAKLSAHFSTSHELTFDYQLEGFNGRFSNGESIILSSLNGSGSGEKKQGFWLGTQQLKLGELNLIDALGESMVNIHQFDYQFNTQEDAKENTFSSHHQVAVDSVDFSDETLTDLGFEASFKHLDTKAFSDLLTVYQTNEHQLTAEDIQRATTSVDTLFSKGFSVSVDEMKASIDDGKFNSQLTLNFPQSDKPVSQNPLQILSSMEGGANAFISNEMVKRYPFMQPGLDDMIQQGMMDQQADGYHINGKITGGNIQFSGGKSLPLIAFIAPLLFR; encoded by the coding sequence ATGGATAAGGTAAAAAAATACGCCGCAATAGGTGGCTTGGTTGCGCTTGCGGCTTGCTGGCCTCTCGCGGTTGGGCAATTTGCACACAATACTTTTCAAGATGGTATTGCGCAAATTCAACAAGATGAAGTACAGGTTCAGTTAGTTCAATATCATCGCGGCTATTTGAGCTCAAGTGCTCAAACGAAAGTTACTATCATTAATCCAGTTTTAAAGCAGCGTTTTGAAATGGATGGCTTACCGACCGAATTCGTATTAGACCATGATATTCGTCATGGATTATTGAGTGTGTCGACGGATAGTAAACTTCAGAATTATCAACAATTACCAATTGATGTTCATTCGGTCACTTATGTGAATGGTGCAACGGAGTTGACAGCCGTCAGTCAAAAGATGACTTTTAATTTTGCCAATGATGTGAATTCTAAACTTGAATTTGCACCAGCAAAACTCTCGGCACACTTTTCGACCTCTCATGAATTGACATTTGATTACCAATTAGAAGGTTTTAATGGCCGCTTTAGTAATGGTGAATCGATCATTCTAAGTTCACTTAATGGCTCTGGGAGCGGTGAAAAGAAACAAGGTTTTTGGTTGGGAACTCAACAGCTGAAATTGGGTGAATTGAACCTGATCGATGCGCTAGGTGAAAGCATGGTCAATATTCACCAATTTGATTACCAATTTAATACTCAAGAAGACGCAAAAGAAAATACCTTCTCAAGTCACCATCAAGTGGCGGTCGATAGTGTTGATTTTTCTGATGAGACACTCACTGATTTAGGTTTTGAGGCGTCGTTTAAGCATTTAGATACAAAAGCTTTTTCTGATTTATTAACGGTTTATCAAACTAATGAGCATCAATTGACGGCGGAAGATATTCAACGTGCGACCACATCGGTTGATACGCTGTTTAGCAAAGGCTTTAGTGTTTCAGTCGATGAGATGAAAGCGTCGATTGATGATGGTAAGTTTAATAGCCAATTAACATTGAACTTCCCACAAAGCGATAAACCGGTTAGTCAAAATCCACTGCAAATTTTATCTTCTATGGAAGGGGGAGCCAACGCCTTTATTTCAAATGAAATGGTGAAACGATATCCCTTTATGCAACCTGGTTTGGACGATATGATCCAGCAAGGTATGATGGATCAACAAGCTGATGGCTATCATATTAATGGCAAAATTACGGGTGGAAATATTCAATTTTCAGGTGGTAAGTCATTACCATTAATAGCATTTATTGCGCCATTATTATTTAGATAA